The following is a genomic window from Calypte anna isolate BGI_N300 chromosome 15, bCalAnn1_v1.p, whole genome shotgun sequence.
TAAGGagtggttttaattttagccagatagttttgtatttttgacTGTAGGGTTATCTGGGGATGCAATACACATAGAGTGCCACCCCCAGCTCTGTTACCACACCTGATGGCAAATTCAGTTCTGTGTTTCAAAGGGGGAAGCAAAAATCATGGGTTTGGCTACACAGGTAAATTGTGGTATCACAAGAATGGAGTACCAGTGCATCCTAATTTTACTCAAAATATAATTATGTGGCTACCTTATGCATGAACAACACAGAGAACCTACACTCCAACACAAAATCCCCTGGTTCCTTCTACTCACAATATGTCTTTGTTCTGGATCTCCAGCCTGACAGCTACTTACtatgaaaaaattgtttcattcCCCCTGTGCTTCAGGTACCTCACCTATAAAGTGGAAACATCCCACTTAAAAAGAGTGCAAGGATTCACTAACTGAtgtatattttttcagtgaaaacatttgctggttATTTTAATTATAGCAAATACATAGAGGTTCTAAGAGCTGTCTGCATACAATAAAACACACATATAATCAGGTCTATTGCAGCTTATTAGCACAATTAATTCTACATAATACAAATGCAGTATAACCCAAAATCAAGAGATTATGAATGCTATATAAAtccaaaatcatagaatcacaatgtgttgggttgtaagggacctttaaagatcatctagtccaacgCCCTTGCAGTGACTAGAGACACCTTTACcttgatcaggttgctcagagccccagctctTGATGGGAGTCTAGTTCTTCAAGCTTGGAGTAAAATATCAAATCACTAACtgaaatggtaataaaaacaaCCTGGACACATTTGGAATAACCCCTCCACATGCACACTACCACACATAATAAACACAAGCTGGGAAAACAAGACCTCAGTATTCCTCCTGCACCCCCCTTGCATCAACACTTGATTGGACAGTCAGTGATGAACACTCATGCTGACAGAGAATCTTCTATCTGGAGTTCTCAAATTGCTTACAAATTGTCTCTAACATGTACAGACAGTGCATGTTATTTCCCCCTGTCCCAAATACTCTCTTCTCCATAACTTCAACTATCCCTAGGCCATATTCTCTCTCCAAACCTACAGGAGAGACATCCATTCTCTCTCTCGGCAGCATTCTTGACCCACTCTTCAAACTCAAGagcattttctgatttttttttctccctcagatTTTCTCTTAGGAGACAGTTCTTTCCCACCTTGGCTGTATAACTCACCATCACTTGCAACAGTTTATTGAATTACCAACACTGGAATCAATACAGCAAAGCTGGCAGAGGATGAGTATGaggaggcaggaaaacaaatgttgTAACCTTTTAGTGCTGTACTGCCAGCTCAGCACACTGTGATGCCTGACCGGACTCACAGGGCTTGTACCAACAGGCATTCCCTTACAGGGAGCTGTGGTGGCTCAGGGCTGTTCTCTGCATCCTCCAAACCAACAACAGGGAACTAAAGGCAACATGaaatgcagcagggaagggctctCTCTTTGCACTGTGTCTCTCCTAATCAGCCTTCTGAACCAAAACCAGACGGCTTCCCTACACACGGGGCTCAGCCTGCAGCACGCACAGTGCACACGTCGTATCGGATCACAGGGCAGAGTGCACTCACATGGTCTGCTGGTCAGAGACCCAGCTGCAAGGGGAAGGAAACAAGGGAGGGCACAGATGAAGGCAACCAGGGCAGCATGAGACAACATGAGCCCAGTCAGAGGGTGGATTGGAGGATGCCACCAGAAAGACAGGGGCAGCAGGCAAATAAATACACCTTGGCAGGCATGCTGGGAGGCTAAGAGGGACCTCACTGCACAAACCCATGGGAATATGCTTAATGTCACCAAAAAGGTGAGAATAACTCATCATCTAGAAGCTCACTGCATTGATATATGAAACAGATGACAGATAGATCCCATTTTCAATATTAAAACACAAAGTTGTACAGCAAAGATCAGTGCAGTGCAGTCTCACAGACAAAATGCTTCTATTTGTATCAGCATTAGAAACTGACAAACTTCCTCAGCTCCTGTGAGCATGGCCCAAAAGAACAGGTCTCTTAGGCAGTCTATACTGGACTTTGtacttttttctccccaggaaACTCGTACTctgcagtttcagaaaaatatgaCTCAACTATGTGATCACAGGTGAATGAGGGAGGAATTAACAGACAAAtggagagagcagcacagcaggcaTCTATTTCAGAGGGCAGAAGTTTATCACCTAGGACAGGGTTTCCACTGGGTTTAtgattgttttctttgtctAGAATTAAGGTCACTGAAGAAGAGGTTTCCACTCTGAATTAGCAATAAGGTCCCCATTAACTTAAagtgctccagcctcctttgTGATTTGGCTGCAGGTACCATGGTGAAAGTGTTTCTTCCATGAATTTTACACCGCTCTAACTGGATCTTACTCCCACCTCACATTCAGGTGCTCACCTCATGCCTTTCCTTTAGCCCCCaaccttcccctcttccccgTTTCTTGCCTTGTCAGAGCTCTCCCTGCTTCCTCAGACCATCTGTCAGAGATCACAGCTTTGAAAACCTCTTCAGAAATAATTACAAGAGGTAATTCTGTTTGGCAGTTTGCTCAGCTGTTACATTTGTTAAGACAGTGAGTACACGTCTCAAAACGCTCCATACCCAgagcctgcagagctgagaatgCTGCAGCACAGTTCTGTGAGGCAGCAAaggcagagacaccttccaggagcacCGGGGTGACACCAGACCCTAACAAAGCCCCCAAAACGGGTCTGTCCTTACCCTCTTCCCCAGGCCCTTCCTGCGGCTCCTGTCAGACGAAGCAGGGGTGTGAGTGCTGGGCTTCCCATCTCCATCACTTCGACTTTTTGGCACAGGACAAGGCGGGCTTACCCGAGGTGGATTGGAGCAGTGGAGCGAAAGGGGCTAATGCCAAGTGAAATAATCTTCAGTACGATCAGCGGAGCTGAGGGgtagcagaggggctgggggtagcagaggggctgggggtagcagaggggctgaggggtagcagaggggctgagggtCTGGGGTTCCCTTCttgccgcctcctcctcctcaaccGCCCCCTCAGGGCGGCCGCGAGCCGCTGGCGCCCCCACGCGGAGGGCGCGGGAAGGCGGCGAGGTCGGCGCGCGAGCAGACCCCGGcgggaggggtggggaaaggcGGCATCGCGCATGCGCACACACACGGCTGCTGGGTGAAGGCGATGAGGGGCCGGGAagtcctccctctgctcccGCCCCTGCACGACGACGATTGGCTGCAGAGCGCCCGGGCTCCTCGCCTATTGGCTAAGAGCAACGTCAGTCTGGATGGGGCGCCGCCGCCATGGTTCGGTTCAAGAACAGGTGAGGCCAGAGGCGGTACCGCGagtcccggtcccggtcccgtAACGCTGACTCTGCGCTCTCCCGCAGGTACGTGCTGTGCGAAGTGATCTCGGAGGACCCGCGGTGCCGGCAGTGCATCGAGGACCGCGCGGTGGGCCTCGCCATCCGGGAGGCCATCGGGCGGGTGCACGGGGACTACGGCCTGGcctgctgctccatctccttcaCAGGTGCCGCCCCGGGCTCTCTCGGGGGATGAGCGGGCTCCTCCAGGGAGAGCCGCGGCTGAACGCTGCGTGTGTCTCCCCGCAGTGAAGTACCTGAACGCCTACACGGGGACCGTGCTGCTGCGGTGCCGCAAGGATTCCCACAGACTGCTCTGCTCCGCGCTCCCCTTCGTGAGGCAGCTGGAGAGCCGGAACCAGCGCTACCCCTGCGCCCTCAACACTCTGCATGTCGGAGGTGAGTGAGCTGCCCCGGGACTGGAGGCCCCTCCAGGCCTGCTGAGGCGGCAGGACCTCATCTTCTCGCTCTGGGTGTGACGGACGCAGTGTCCTGTGTCACCAACTCAGCAGCTTTTAGCGGAGCTGAGTAagaaagaggcagcagcaggtcaCTGTTGAAAGTCTCATTGATTCTCCTTGAAC
Proteins encoded in this region:
- the POP5 gene encoding ribonuclease P/MRP protein subunit POP5, whose protein sequence is MVRFKNRYVLCEVISEDPRCRQCIEDRAVGLAIREAIGRVHGDYGLACCSISFTVKYLNAYTGTVLLRCRKDSHRLLCSALPFVRQLESRNQRYPCALNTLHVGGTIRTCQKFLIQYNRRQLLTLLQNCTNEEERRCIQKSLLSCSLKEEQSQSGDEEDDGTETD